A single Bacteroidota bacterium DNA region contains:
- a CDS encoding T9SS type A sorting domain-containing protein: MKKVVFILLLSVSICTIASAQQITFSKVYYDSLNMGIGANAFVPTFDNKYIVAGGSFSSAGGYIMKIDSAGNSLWSKTIACDGFNCIVSTNDSCYILGGSKYNGTFSDAFCTKINSAGSVIWSKTFSANDNLKINSILQTFDSGFVMTGTLNMNAAPYSKIFIAKMDAALTISWVKFIVIGSDDNEGFSVKQAPDSSYYVAGNTADYPPYNAYAFAIHLSESGTVLWAKKYNSGSYIVFSDFIVIYNGLVFYLDDGGNAELAKTDFSGNILWNKCYQIFPQGPHMFFPQVTSKVHQTADTSLVFVSGSCGGSSMAKTDSSGNVIWSRSLILDVVEAVETKDKGYFIFGNGPMCGSKQPPTTSSQIGILKTDSLGNDTINSWWGCMYDNPFSASSCIINSILATFGVSGGITSNTIASSANNVAIVVEGGCVAVLGAVSENKEDESISISPNPFTTQTTVEIKGNRGIGEIRAEVYDVFGREVKSLVISHSPFTIERGNLGSGVYFLRLTEENKIFTGKLVITD, translated from the coding sequence ATGAAAAAAGTAGTATTCATCTTATTGTTATCCGTTTCTATCTGCACTATAGCAAGTGCGCAGCAGATAACTTTTTCAAAAGTATATTATGATTCACTAAACATGGGGATAGGCGCTAATGCATTTGTTCCCACATTTGATAATAAGTATATTGTTGCAGGCGGGTCATTCAGCAGCGCAGGGGGATACATTATGAAAATTGATTCGGCAGGAAATTCTCTCTGGAGTAAAACCATTGCTTGTGATGGATTTAATTGTATTGTTTCAACCAATGATTCCTGTTACATTCTTGGCGGCAGCAAATATAACGGCACTTTCTCCGATGCATTTTGTACAAAAATAAATTCAGCAGGAAGTGTTATTTGGTCGAAAACTTTCAGCGCGAATGACAACTTAAAGATTAATTCCATTCTGCAAACATTTGATTCGGGCTTTGTGATGACCGGCACTTTAAATATGAATGCTGCTCCTTATTCGAAAATATTTATCGCAAAAATGGATGCGGCTCTAACTATTTCCTGGGTGAAATTTATTGTTATAGGTAGCGATGACAACGAAGGATTTTCTGTGAAGCAGGCGCCTGACAGCAGTTATTATGTGGCTGGAAATACTGCCGATTATCCTCCTTACAATGCATACGCATTTGCCATTCATCTCTCAGAAAGCGGAACTGTATTGTGGGCGAAAAAATATAATTCAGGAAGTTATATTGTATTCAGTGATTTTATTGTTATATATAACGGACTTGTTTTCTATTTGGATGATGGTGGTAATGCGGAGCTTGCGAAGACAGATTTTTCAGGAAATATTTTATGGAATAAATGTTATCAAATTTTTCCTCAAGGTCCGCATATGTTTTTTCCCCAGGTTACAAGTAAAGTTCATCAAACAGCCGATACTTCTCTTGTTTTTGTAAGCGGTTCCTGTGGCGGAAGTTCCATGGCAAAAACCGATTCCTCCGGAAATGTGATATGGAGCAGAAGTTTAATTCTTGATGTGGTAGAAGCCGTAGAGACAAAGGATAAGGGATATTTCATTTTTGGAAATGGTCCCATGTGCGGCAGCAAACAACCACCCACTACTAGTTCTCAGATTGGCATTCTCAAAACCGATTCACTCGGAAATGATACGATTAATTCATGGTGGGGATGTATGTATGATAATCCATTTTCTGCTTCCTCCTGCATCATTAATTCCATTCTGGCAACCTTTGGAGTTTCTGGCGGTATAACATCAAATACTATTGCTTCTTCGGCAAATAATGTTGCAATTGTGGTTGAAGGTGGCTGTGTGGCGGTTTTAGGAGCAGTATCTGAAAATAAGGAGGATGAGTCCATTTCCATTTCCCCCAACCCCTTCACCACGCAAACCACAGTGGAGATAAAAGGAAATAGAGGTATAGGGGAAATAAGGGCAGAGGTCTATGATGTTTTCGGACGAGAGGTGAAATCATTAGTCATTAGTCATTCGCCATTTACCATTGAGCGCGGCAATCTTGGCAGCGGAGTGTATTTTCTGCGGCTGACTGAGGAGAATAAAATCTTCACTGGCAAATTAGTAATTACTGACTGA
- the lpxB gene encoding lipid-A-disaccharide synthase, whose translation MKFYIIAGEASGDLHASNLMRGLKNLNPSIEFRCWGGDLMKAQGGELVKHYSELAFMGFTEVIFNLRIILKNIEFCKKDILQYKPDALILVDYPGFNLRMAEFAKRNGIKVFYYISPQVWAWKQSRVQHIKKFVDKMFVILPFEKDFYKKFDYEVDFVGHPLLDALEQRKQTKESFEDFTKKNKLNGKSIVAILPGSRRQEIEKMLPVMYKMIPSFPDYQFVIAGISLHEKDFYQKLIGKANAKIIFGKTYELLEQSAVALVTSGTATLETALFGVPEVVCYKGGKISFAIAKRLVKVNYISLVNLIMEKEVVKELIQNDFNETNLRKETEKLLNDKTYRSKMISSLEELKENLGGAGASEKVARLMLKYLM comes from the coding sequence ATGAAATTTTATATCATAGCAGGCGAGGCATCGGGCGATTTGCATGCATCTAATTTAATGCGCGGATTAAAAAACCTGAATCCGTCTATAGAATTTCGCTGCTGGGGCGGTGATTTGATGAAAGCACAGGGCGGAGAGTTGGTGAAACATTATTCCGAACTTGCGTTCATGGGATTTACGGAAGTGATTTTTAACCTCAGAATCATTCTGAAAAATATTGAATTCTGCAAAAAAGATATTCTGCAATATAAACCCGATGCATTAATTCTTGTTGATTATCCCGGTTTTAATCTTCGCATGGCAGAATTTGCTAAAAGGAACGGAATCAAAGTTTTTTATTACATCTCTCCGCAGGTGTGGGCGTGGAAGCAATCGCGCGTGCAGCACATAAAAAAATTTGTAGATAAAATGTTTGTGATTCTTCCGTTTGAAAAAGATTTTTATAAAAAGTTTGATTACGAGGTGGATTTTGTCGGGCATCCGCTGCTCGATGCGCTGGAGCAGAGAAAGCAAACAAAAGAATCGTTTGAGGACTTCACAAAGAAAAATAAATTAAATGGCAAATCCATTGTTGCCATTCTTCCCGGTAGCCGCAGGCAGGAAATAGAAAAAATGCTTCCGGTAATGTATAAAATGATTCCTTCATTTCCCGATTACCAGTTTGTGATTGCCGGAATTTCTTTACATGAAAAAGATTTTTATCAGAAACTTATTGGGAAAGCAAATGCAAAAATTATTTTTGGCAAAACGTATGAGTTGCTCGAACAATCAGCCGTTGCGCTGGTAACTTCAGGAACTGCCACGCTTGAAACCGCTTTGTTCGGAGTGCCGGAAGTAGTATGCTACAAAGGAGGAAAAATTTCTTTTGCTATTGCAAAACGATTAGTGAAGGTGAATTACATCTCGCTCGTGAATCTGATTATGGAAAAAGAAGTGGTGAAAGAATTAATTCAAAATGATTTCAATGAAACTAATCTTAGAAAAGAAACCGAAAAACTTCTCAACGATAAAACATACCGCAGCAAAATGATTTCTTCACTCGAAGAATTAAAAGAGAATCTCGGTGGAGCAGGCGCTTCGGAAAAAGTTGCTCGCTTAATGTTAAAATATCTCATGTAA
- a CDS encoding TonB-dependent receptor codes for MQTILSLQDKNKISVAKNFSSLLIAVCLFSNFSFSQYLPIRNRAVWKSHAKADTTKGQKHEAKANNSLPPMGGDGGGLDTAKRLTEFIVTASRTEKKIEDVGRSVTVISSEEIKKSGANSLAELLSLAEGIYITGTQQNFGANQSLFMRGANSNQSVVMLDGIPIADPSTPNSALDLSELSLMDIDRIEIVRGSHSTLYGSSAIGGVINIITNKKMKEGLNMNVTGTAGNFGKGTSLLSENVGMNYTFSNGLYAGLTFANADINGLDATVDTSTAVPKVPRDKDNFNRFDYGGKIGFTNHRWNLFLSQRNSETHSDIDAGAFADDNNYTLALTRKLFSYGISCRVDSGFTVSLNGGHSILSRTALNDSSLVDNLGNYDHIYSNQVYSAETFTNEMQFKFSQKSFHVILGGGMNDQTMNQKYFSSYYGTIYQGDLDSLKLASRTNSFFILTDISGTAFSEKVKNFSLALGARSNRNNTFGSSITYQVNPMLKVSSTSSIYVNISTGYNAPSLYQLHSPDKTDSITRGNINLHPETSLTKEFGVYQKINESTGLRIGYFQTVVKDIVEYVYLWDKNIPVNSLSYSDYRGDTYLNLGTLTTEGIEFEAHGAIGKKFLVAGNFTYLRGHQLNSYEAIDTVKTKGNHVQLVSNGGFVDQKDISVNGLSRRPSAATISLTYSPVEKFFLKAVVKTIGGRNDIVYDYSLGPYGALGKMPLTSYTLVDFISGATFSSNLSALVRVENIFNINYTEIIGYTTRGRGIYLSVHYSF; via the coding sequence ATGCAAACAATTCTATCTTTGCAGGACAAAAACAAAATCTCCGTGGCAAAAAATTTCTCTTCTCTTTTAATTGCTGTTTGCCTCTTCAGCAATTTTTCTTTTTCGCAATACCTTCCCATCCGCAACCGCGCGGTTTGGAAAAGCCATGCGAAAGCCGACACAACTAAAGGGCAAAAACATGAAGCCAAAGCGAACAATTCACTCCCCCCGATGGGGGGAGATGGAGGGGGGCTTGACACTGCAAAGCGCTTAACCGAATTTATTGTTACCGCTTCGCGCACGGAGAAAAAAATAGAGGATGTGGGCAGAAGCGTTACTGTAATTTCTTCCGAAGAAATAAAAAAATCAGGCGCCAACTCGCTGGCGGAACTTCTTTCGCTGGCAGAAGGAATTTACATCACCGGCACACAGCAGAATTTCGGAGCCAACCAGAGTTTGTTCATGCGCGGGGCAAACAGCAATCAATCCGTTGTGATGCTCGATGGAATTCCAATTGCTGACCCATCCACGCCCAACAGCGCGCTCGACCTTTCCGAACTTTCGCTCATGGATATTGACCGCATAGAAATTGTGCGCGGCTCGCATAGCACGCTCTACGGCTCTTCGGCAATCGGAGGAGTCATCAACATCATCACAAATAAAAAAATGAAAGAGGGATTGAACATGAACGTAACCGGCACTGCCGGAAATTTCGGAAAAGGAACTTCGCTGCTTTCGGAAAATGTTGGAATGAATTACACTTTCAGCAATGGTTTATATGCAGGATTGACTTTTGCCAATGCCGATATTAACGGATTGGATGCAACGGTTGATACGAGCACGGCTGTTCCTAAAGTTCCGCGCGATAAAGATAACTTCAACCGCTTTGATTACGGAGGGAAAATCGGATTCACAAATCACCGGTGGAATTTATTTCTCTCGCAGCGGAACAGCGAAACACATTCCGATATTGATGCGGGCGCTTTTGCCGATGACAACAATTACACGCTCGCGCTCACGCGCAAACTTTTTTCGTATGGCATTTCCTGCAGGGTGGACAGCGGCTTCACGGTTTCTCTAAATGGCGGGCATTCCATTCTTTCGCGCACCGCGCTGAATGATTCTTCGCTCGTTGACAATCTCGGAAACTACGACCACATTTATTCGAATCAGGTTTATTCCGCAGAAACATTCACCAATGAAATGCAGTTCAAGTTCAGCCAAAAATCTTTTCACGTCATCTTAGGCGGAGGAATGAATGACCAGACCATGAACCAGAAATATTTTTCTTCTTACTACGGCACCATTTACCAAGGGGATTTGGATTCATTGAAACTTGCTTCGCGCACAAATAGTTTTTTTATTCTCACGGATATCAGCGGCACGGCATTTTCAGAAAAAGTAAAAAACTTTTCTCTTGCACTGGGCGCGCGCAGCAACCGCAACAATACCTTCGGAAGCAGCATCACGTACCAGGTGAATCCCATGCTGAAAGTTTCTTCCACTTCGTCCATTTATGTGAATATTTCCACCGGCTATAATGCGCCTTCGCTGTATCAACTTCATTCGCCCGATAAAACCGATTCCATTACGCGCGGCAACATTAATCTTCATCCTGAAACTTCGCTCACAAAAGAGTTTGGCGTGTATCAGAAAATAAATGAGAGCACCGGCTTGCGCATCGGGTATTTTCAAACGGTGGTGAAAGATATTGTCGAATATGTTTATCTCTGGGATAAAAATATTCCGGTGAATTCTCTTTCCTATTCCGATTACCGCGGAGATACGTATCTGAACCTTGGCACGCTCACTACTGAGGGAATTGAATTTGAAGCGCACGGTGCCATTGGAAAAAAGTTTTTGGTTGCAGGCAATTTCACTTATCTGCGCGGGCATCAGTTGAATTCGTATGAAGCCATTGACACCGTGAAAACAAAAGGCAATCACGTGCAGTTGGTTTCTAACGGTGGATTTGTTGACCAGAAAGATATTTCCGTGAACGGGTTATCGCGCAGGCCCTCCGCTGCAACTATTTCTTTGACTTATTCTCCTGTGGAAAAATTTTTCCTGAAAGCAGTTGTTAAAACCATTGGCGGAAGAAACGATATTGTCTATGATTATTCGCTCGGTCCCTATGGCGCGCTGGGAAAAATGCCGCTTACTTCTTACACGCTGGTTGATTTTATTTCAGGCGCAACCTTCAGTTCAAATCTTTCTGCGCTGGTGCGCGTGGAAAATATTTTCAACATCAACTATACCGAAATCATCGGTTACACTACGCGCGGGAGGGGAATTTATTTGAGCGTTCATTATTCGTTTTGA
- the surE gene encoding 5'/3'-nucleotidase SurE — protein sequence MAKKPLILVTNDDGISSPGISSLVEVMKEIGEVIVVAPDKPQSGVGHAITINSTLRIHKTKFHNVKIEYSVTGTPVDCVKMCISEILKVKPDLIVSGINHGSNISINVIYSGTMSAAIEGAIESIPSIGFSLMHDSIDADFFASKQIAKTISKQVLQHGLPKDTCLNVNIPKLHLSEIKGIKICRQARANWIEEFDKRKDPSGNPYYWLTGKFINYDEGKTDTDVWAVKNNFVSVVPIQFDMTGYTALSHIEKWKWEQEFPVDKKKK from the coding sequence ATGGCTAAGAAACCTCTCATTCTTGTAACCAACGATGACGGAATTTCTTCTCCCGGAATTTCTTCGCTGGTGGAAGTGATGAAAGAAATCGGAGAAGTAATTGTTGTTGCGCCTGACAAACCGCAATCGGGAGTGGGGCACGCCATCACCATTAATTCCACGCTGCGCATTCATAAAACAAAATTTCACAACGTAAAAATTGAGTACAGCGTTACCGGCACTCCGGTGGATTGCGTGAAAATGTGCATCAGCGAAATTTTAAAAGTGAAACCCGATTTAATTGTTTCGGGCATTAATCACGGCTCAAATATTTCCATCAATGTAATTTATTCGGGAACGATGAGTGCTGCGATTGAAGGAGCGATAGAATCCATTCCCTCTATAGGATTTTCGCTCATGCACGATTCTATTGATGCTGATTTTTTCGCATCAAAACAGATTGCAAAAACTATTTCCAAACAAGTTTTGCAGCACGGCTTGCCGAAGGACACGTGTTTGAATGTAAATATTCCCAAACTGCATCTTTCCGAAATCAAAGGAATAAAAATCTGCCGTCAGGCGCGCGCCAACTGGATTGAAGAATTTGACAAGCGCAAAGACCCTTCGGGAAATCCTTACTACTGGCTCACCGGAAAATTTATAAACTACGATGAAGGCAAAACCGATACGGATGTGTGGGCGGTTAAAAATAATTTTGTCTCCGTTGTGCCCATTCAGTTTGACATGACGGGCTACACAGCGCTTTCGCATATAGAAAAATGGAAGTGGGAACAGGAATTTCCAGTGGATAAAAAGAAAAAATGA